The Streptomyces pactum genome contains a region encoding:
- the mltG gene encoding endolytic transglycosylase MltG: MQTNTPRRSTRGTRRTIRLTRRGRIALIVTGAVVAGTAVAVPLLMTEEEGESRPTSLVIPEGWRATQVYEAVDKTLALPPGTTKKSLAKADLKLPNDAEGNPEGYLFPATYPLGENPTPEKLLTAMVGKANEKFTGAPIAAGAQRNALNVYQAVTIASIVQAEAAAKEDMGKVARVIFNRLERGMPLQMDSTVNYALGRSDLRTTTEDTKIDSPYNSYQRMGLPPTPIDNPGDEAMSAAINPTPGDWLYFVTVKSGDTRFTADYAEHQRNVAEFNRIRESASKQAAEAE; this comes from the coding sequence ATGCAGACGAACACTCCGCGACGGAGCACGAGAGGCACCAGGAGAACGATCCGACTGACGCGCCGGGGCCGCATCGCCCTGATCGTGACCGGCGCCGTCGTGGCCGGTACCGCCGTGGCGGTGCCGCTGCTGATGACGGAAGAGGAGGGCGAGTCCCGGCCCACGTCCCTGGTGATCCCGGAGGGCTGGCGCGCGACCCAGGTCTACGAGGCCGTCGACAAGACCCTCGCCCTGCCCCCCGGCACCACCAAGAAGTCTCTCGCCAAGGCCGACCTCAAGCTGCCGAACGACGCCGAGGGCAACCCCGAGGGCTATCTCTTCCCGGCGACCTACCCGCTCGGCGAGAACCCGACGCCGGAGAAGCTGCTGACGGCCATGGTCGGGAAGGCGAACGAGAAGTTCACCGGCGCGCCGATCGCCGCGGGCGCCCAGCGCAACGCGCTGAACGTCTACCAGGCGGTCACCATCGCCAGCATCGTGCAGGCGGAGGCCGCCGCCAAGGAGGACATGGGCAAGGTGGCCCGGGTGATCTTCAACCGGCTGGAACGCGGCATGCCGCTGCAGATGGACTCCACCGTCAACTACGCCCTGGGCCGTTCCGACCTGAGGACCACCACCGAGGACACCAAGATCGACAGCCCCTACAACTCGTACCAGCGGATGGGGCTACCGCCCACCCCCATCGACAACCCCGGCGACGAGGCGATGAGTGCCGCGATCAACCCGACCCCCGGCGACTGGCTGTACTTCGTCACGGTCAAGTCCGGCGACACCCGCTTCACCGCCGACTACGCCGAACACCAGCGCAACGTCGCGGAGTTCAACCGCATCCGGGAGAGCGCCTCGAAGCAGGCGGCCGAGGCCGAGTGA
- a CDS encoding ABC transporter ATP-binding protein, with protein sequence MHPDRESTWTAPADAEEQPRQVRRILKLFRPYRGRLAIVGLLVGAASLVTVATPFLLKEILDVAIPQGRTGLLSLLALGMILGAVLTSVFGVLQTLISTTVGQRVMHDLRTAVYGRLQRMSLAFFTRTRTGEVQSRIANDIGGMQATVTSTATSLISNLTSVVATIAAMVVLDWRLTVVSLLLLPVFVWISRRVGRERRKITTRRQKQMAAMAATVTESLSVSGILLGRTMGRSDSLTRAFSDESEGLVDLEVKSNMAGRWRMAVITIVMAAMPAVIYWTAGIALQLGGPDVSLGTIVAFVSLQQGLFRPAVSLLSTGVQIQASLALFQRIFEYLDLPVDITERDDAVHLDHIKGEVRFENVEFRYDGKAGAILDGIDITVPAGSSLAVVGPTGAGKSTLGHLVPRLYDVTGGRVTLDGVDVRDLDFDTVARAVGVVSQETYLFHASVAENLRFAKPDATDAELEAAARAAQIHDHIAALPDGYDTVVGERGHRFSGGEKQRLAIARTILRDPPVLVLDEATSALDTRTEAAVQDAVDALSANRTTITIAHRLSTVRGADQIVVLDSGRLAEQGRHEELLERNGRYAALLRRDARLEPTK encoded by the coding sequence ATGCACCCCGACCGCGAATCCACCTGGACCGCACCCGCCGACGCCGAGGAACAGCCCCGGCAGGTGCGCCGCATCCTGAAGCTGTTCCGCCCCTACCGCGGCCGCCTCGCGATCGTCGGGCTCCTGGTCGGCGCCGCGTCGCTGGTGACGGTCGCCACCCCCTTCCTGCTCAAGGAGATCCTCGACGTCGCGATCCCCCAGGGGCGCACGGGCCTGCTGAGTCTGCTCGCCCTCGGCATGATCCTCGGCGCCGTCCTCACCAGCGTTTTCGGTGTGCTGCAGACGCTGATCTCCACGACCGTCGGCCAGCGCGTCATGCACGACCTGCGCACCGCCGTCTACGGCCGGCTGCAGAGGATGTCCCTCGCCTTCTTCACCCGCACCCGCACCGGCGAGGTCCAGTCCCGTATCGCCAACGACATCGGCGGCATGCAGGCCACCGTCACCTCCACCGCGACCTCCCTGATCTCCAACCTCACCAGCGTGGTCGCCACGATCGCCGCGATGGTCGTCCTCGACTGGCGCCTGACCGTCGTCTCACTGCTCCTGCTCCCCGTCTTCGTGTGGATCAGCCGCCGCGTCGGCAGGGAACGCAGGAAGATCACCACCCGGCGGCAGAAGCAGATGGCCGCGATGGCCGCCACGGTCACCGAGTCGCTCTCCGTCAGCGGCATCCTGCTGGGCCGCACCATGGGCCGCTCCGACTCGCTCACCCGCGCCTTCTCCGACGAGTCCGAGGGGCTGGTCGACCTGGAGGTGAAGTCGAACATGGCGGGCCGCTGGCGGATGGCCGTCATCACGATCGTCATGGCGGCCATGCCCGCCGTCATCTACTGGACCGCCGGCATCGCCCTGCAACTAGGCGGCCCGGACGTCTCCCTCGGCACGATCGTCGCCTTCGTCTCGCTCCAGCAGGGACTCTTCCGCCCCGCCGTGAGCCTGCTGTCGACCGGCGTCCAGATCCAGGCGTCGCTCGCGCTCTTCCAGCGCATCTTCGAGTACCTCGACCTGCCGGTCGACATCACCGAGCGGGACGACGCCGTCCACCTCGACCACATCAAGGGCGAGGTCCGCTTCGAGAACGTCGAGTTCCGCTACGACGGCAAGGCCGGTGCGATCCTCGACGGCATCGACATCACCGTCCCGGCCGGCAGCAGCCTCGCCGTCGTCGGCCCGACCGGCGCCGGCAAGTCCACGCTGGGCCACCTGGTGCCCCGGCTGTACGACGTGACCGGCGGCCGGGTCACCCTCGACGGGGTCGACGTGCGCGACCTGGACTTCGACACCGTCGCCCGTGCCGTCGGAGTCGTCTCGCAGGAGACGTACCTCTTCCACGCCTCGGTCGCCGAGAACCTGCGCTTCGCCAAGCCGGACGCCACCGACGCGGAACTGGAGGCGGCGGCGCGGGCGGCGCAGATCCACGACCACATCGCCGCCCTGCCCGACGGCTACGACACGGTGGTCGGCGAGCGCGGGCACCGTTTCTCCGGCGGTGAGAAGCAGCGCCTGGCCATCGCCCGCACCATCCTGCGGGACCCGCCCGTCCTCGTCCTCGACGAGGCGACCAGTGCCCTGGACACCCGTACCGAAGCAGCCGTGCAGGACGCCGTCGACGCCCTGTCCGCCAACCGGACCACGATCACGATCGCGCACCGCCTGTCCACGGTCCGGGGCGCCGACCAAATCGTGGTCCTCGACTCCGGGCGCCTGGCCGAACAGGGCAGGCACGAGGAGCTGCTGGAGCGGAACGGGCGGTATGCGGCCCTGCTCCGCAGGGACGCCCGACTGGAGCCGACAAAATGA
- a CDS encoding ABC transporter transmembrane domain-containing protein, with protein MQIQDLPYPDPGVPDARSGPRFLWWLFRNQLGGQLKSLAWGLLHFASVSALPFCVGLAIQAVVDRSGTRLALAGGVMVLCCAGNAIGDTFLHRAAVTNWITAAARVQQLLARKTALLGSALTRRVAAGEVVAVSTGDVEKIGWFVEAVSRFTAAALTIVLVCVALVVYEPALGVVVVLGLPVLALAVLPLLPRATRRADVQREKAGRATELASDTVAGLRVLRGIGGEELFLDRYRGASQDVRHAAVRSARMWSLISAIQVLLPGLLLIAVVWHGVHLAREGRIGVGELVTVYSSVMILTYPLRHFEEIAMAYSFSRPSAKRAARVLALERATDTAGSRAAEVPAGDLYDPTTGLLAPAGRFTAVVCGDPDEAGRLAERLGGHPSEQGASALLGGVPLDELPLNSARTAVLVQDKDPVLLSGTLRELLDVPASGAVAAEDALAAAQCDDVLTALAQGSLGADDAMDARITERGRSLSGGQRQRLALARSLITDPEALVLDEPTSAVDSHTEARIAHGVRTLRAGRTTVVFTSSPLLLDRADRIVFLHDGAVSAVGTHRELLHTEPRYRAVVTRETDEETTTHRDGTPAGNQPAKTLGKSLDKNAGKTLDDDALADDDVLHRLEEIEETA; from the coding sequence ATGCAGATCCAAGACCTTCCGTATCCCGACCCGGGCGTGCCGGACGCACGCTCGGGCCCCCGATTCCTTTGGTGGCTGTTCCGCAACCAGCTCGGTGGACAACTCAAGTCACTGGCCTGGGGCCTGCTGCACTTCGCCTCCGTCTCCGCCCTGCCGTTCTGCGTCGGTCTCGCCATCCAGGCCGTCGTCGACCGTTCCGGCACCCGGCTCGCCCTCGCGGGCGGGGTCATGGTGCTGTGCTGCGCCGGCAACGCGATCGGCGACACCTTCCTGCACCGCGCCGCCGTCACCAACTGGATCACCGCCGCGGCCCGCGTCCAGCAACTGCTGGCCCGCAAGACCGCGCTGCTGGGCTCGGCGCTGACCCGGCGCGTCGCGGCCGGCGAGGTCGTGGCCGTCTCCACCGGCGACGTCGAGAAGATCGGCTGGTTCGTGGAGGCCGTCTCCCGCTTCACCGCGGCGGCCCTGACCATCGTCCTGGTCTGCGTGGCCCTCGTCGTCTACGAACCGGCGCTCGGCGTCGTCGTGGTCCTGGGCCTGCCCGTGCTGGCCCTCGCGGTACTGCCTCTGCTGCCCCGGGCCACCCGGCGGGCCGACGTCCAGCGCGAGAAGGCCGGCCGCGCCACCGAACTCGCCTCTGACACCGTCGCGGGGCTCCGCGTCCTCCGCGGTATCGGCGGCGAGGAACTCTTCCTCGACCGCTACCGCGGTGCCTCCCAGGACGTACGCCACGCGGCCGTGCGCAGCGCCCGCATGTGGTCCCTGATCTCCGCGATCCAGGTGCTGCTGCCTGGGCTGCTGCTGATCGCGGTGGTCTGGCACGGCGTCCACCTGGCCCGCGAGGGCCGCATCGGCGTCGGTGAACTCGTCACCGTCTACAGCTCCGTCATGATTCTCACCTACCCGCTCCGGCACTTCGAGGAGATCGCCATGGCGTACTCCTTCTCGCGGCCCTCGGCCAAGCGGGCCGCACGGGTGCTGGCACTGGAGCGGGCCACCGACACCGCGGGGTCGCGCGCCGCCGAGGTCCCCGCCGGGGACCTGTACGACCCCACGACCGGTCTCCTCGCCCCTGCGGGTCGGTTCACCGCCGTGGTCTGCGGCGACCCCGACGAGGCCGGACGCCTGGCGGAACGGCTCGGCGGGCACCCCTCGGAGCAGGGTGCCTCGGCGCTGCTGGGCGGGGTGCCGCTCGACGAGCTGCCGCTGAACTCCGCGCGTACCGCCGTCCTGGTCCAGGACAAGGACCCGGTGCTGCTCTCCGGCACGCTGCGTGAGCTGCTCGACGTGCCCGCGTCCGGTGCGGTCGCCGCCGAGGACGCACTGGCCGCCGCCCAGTGCGACGACGTCCTGACGGCCCTCGCGCAGGGTTCGCTCGGCGCCGACGACGCGATGGACGCCCGCATCACCGAGCGTGGCCGCTCGCTGTCGGGCGGCCAGCGCCAGCGGCTGGCTCTCGCCCGGTCCCTGATCACGGACCCGGAGGCACTCGTCCTGGACGAACCGACCTCCGCCGTGGACTCGCACACCGAGGCACGGATCGCGCACGGGGTGCGTACCCTGCGCGCCGGACGCACCACGGTGGTCTTCACCTCGTCGCCGCTGCTGCTGGACCGCGCGGACCGGATCGTGTTCCTGCACGACGGCGCGGTCTCGGCGGTCGGCACGCACCGGGAACTGCTGCACACCGAGCCCCGGTACCGGGCGGTGGTGACCCGCGAGACCGACGAGGAGACCACGACGCACCGGGACGGGACGCCCGCCGGTAACCAGCCGGCGAAGACCCTCGGCAAGAGCCTCGACAAGAACGCCGGCAAGACCCTGGACGACGATGCCCTCGCCGACGACGACGTACTGCACCGACTGGAAGAGATCGAGGAGACGGCATGA
- a CDS encoding MarR family winged helix-turn-helix transcriptional regulator encodes MTAPDSDGPLAEQLLRLTRRVHRIQKRHLEHRDLGITPAQSRLLRTLAHYGSPPRMADLAERLEVVPRAVTTLVDGLETAGKVRRVPDPANRRVIRIELTDDGRAALRELHGARRSAAEEILAPLTDEQRAVLGGLLDALIDGPGTAPGRSGA; translated from the coding sequence ATGACCGCCCCCGATTCCGACGGCCCGCTGGCCGAGCAGTTGCTGCGGCTCACTCGCCGGGTGCACCGCATCCAGAAGCGCCACCTGGAGCATCGCGACCTCGGCATCACACCGGCCCAGTCCCGGCTGCTGCGCACCCTGGCGCACTACGGCTCGCCGCCCCGCATGGCCGATCTGGCCGAGCGCCTGGAGGTCGTGCCGCGGGCGGTGACGACGCTGGTCGACGGGCTGGAGACGGCCGGGAAGGTACGCCGCGTCCCGGACCCGGCCAACCGCCGGGTGATCCGGATCGAGCTCACCGACGACGGGCGCGCCGCCCTGCGGGAACTGCACGGCGCGCGCCGGTCCGCCGCGGAGGAGATCCTCGCCCCGCTGACGGACGAACAGCGCGCGGTGCTCGGCGGGCTGTTGGACGCGTTGATCGACGGACCCGGAACCGCGCCAGGCCGGTCCGGGGCGTGA